In Bordetella genomosp. 11, the sequence TGGCAATCGCCGCCGGTCCAGATAAAGTCGCCGACGTCCAGGTCGCACTGCTGCGCGACCAGGTGCGTCAGCAAGGCATAGCTGGCGATGTTGAATGGGACGCCCAGGAAGATATCCGCGCTGCGCTGATACAGCTGGCAGGACAGCTTGCCATCGGCGACGTAGAACTGGATCAGCGCGTGGCAGGGCGGAAGCGCCATGCGCGGGATGTCGGCCACGTTCCAGGCCGATACGATCAGGCGCCGCGAATCCGGGTTGCGGAGGATCTGCTCCAGCAATTGCGAGATCTGGTCGATATGGCGGCCGTCCGGCGCGGGCCAGGAACGCCATTGCGCGCCGTAGACCGGGCCCAGGTTGCCGTCGGCGTCGGCCCATTCGTCCCAGATAGTGACGCCGCGCTCCTGCAGCCAGCGCACATTGCTGTCGCCGCGCAGAAACCACAGCAGCTCGATGAAAATGCTTTTGGTGTGCAGCTTCTTGGTGGTCACCAGGGGAAAGCCCTGCGACAGGTCGAAGCGCATTTGATAGCCGAATACCGAACGCGTGCCGGTGCCGGTGCGATCCGTCTTGGTGACGCCATGTTCATAGACATGGCGCATGAAGTCTTCGTATTGGTGCATGGAAATCCGGGCGGGGCTCAGTTCGCGTCCGCGGCGCCGGCCGCGCCGGTCTCCACCACGTCCACGGAGAAGGTCATTTCCGCCGTCTTGGCCAGCATGGCCGAAGCCGAGCAGTATTTTTCGTGCGACAACTGTACGGCGCGCTCGACCGCCGCGCGGGGCAGCTTGTGCCCGGTAACGGTAAAGGCGAAATGGATGCGCGTGAACACCTTCGGGTCGGTCTCGGCGCGATCGGCCTGCAGCTTGACGCTGCAGCCGGTCACCGCGTGGCGGCCGCGCTTCAGGATGAGCACCACGTCGTACGCGGTGCAGCCGCCGGTGCCGGCCAGGACCATTTCCATCGGGCGAAACGCCAGGTCGTGGCCGCCGCCATCCACGGCGCCATCCATGACGGCGACATGCCCGCTACCCGAAGTGGCCACGAACAGCATCCCTGAAGGGCCGCCCCAGTCGATCGTGCATTCCATGTCGATATCCTGAATCGTCTTGTGCAAAAAGGGATCATAGCCGGTTCCGATCGCCCGGAAAGGGCCGGCCCTTTCCTCGGCGGGGCCTTGCGGCCGACCCGGCCGGCCGCCTTCCTTACAATGGAAGAATCGATACGGACAAGGCGCTTTTTGCCGTGTCCGACGCCTTACAGGAGTATGCGATGCCGTCGCCTCAGCCGCCGTCCCCGTCGTTCCCGTCCCTGGCCCGCCGCAAGGGGCCGCTGGATGCCCTGCTGGGAGAGGCGGACCGCGCCCTGCGCGTCCTGGCCGGCGCCTCCAGCGCGGGCCGGCCTTATCCGGCGGGCCCCGAGGCCGCCGAGACCCTTACCCCCGACGACCGCCGGCACGCGGCCGGCCTGATGCGGGTGAATCACGTCGGGGAAATCTGCGCCCAGGCGCTGTACCGTGGCCAGGCGCTGGCCTGCGCCGACGAGTCCGTCCGCCGGATGTTCCAGGATGCCGCCACGGAGGAAGTCGACCATCTGGCCTGGTGCGAGCGGCGCCTGGGCGAGCTGCGCAGCCGTCCCAGCCTGCTGAATCCGCTGTGGTATGCCGGCTCGTTCGGCCTGGGCCTGTTGGCCGGCCGCGCGGGGGTGCGGCGCAATCTGGGCTTCATGGCGGAAACCGAGCGGCAGGTCGAAGCGCACCTGGAAAGCCATCTGAAGCGCCTTCCCGCGCAGGACGAACGGTCCCGCCAGGTGGTGGACCAGATGAAGCAGGACGAAATCAACCACCGCGTCAGCGCCGAACGGGCTGGCGCCGCGCCCCTGTCGTGGCCCGTCCGAGGCGCCATGCGTGCCCTGTCGCGTGTCATGACGAGCACGGCCTACTGGATCTAGGGGGGGGCAGGCGGGGCGCGGGAACAGGGTGGGCCACGCCCGCCGGAGCGCCCGGGTCGGCGGGTTTTGGGGCGCTTTTCCCGGGCTTCGGCGGTCCGGACCGCCCGGCGCAGGGTTAACCCCGTCTGATATTTACGGGGCGATCGAGGGGCGTGGCACAATGATTGCTGAAGATTGCCATCCCTGCCGGACGGTCGTTTGCGGGCGCGAGACCCGGGTCCGGCCGATAATGCGATGCACAAAAGCAACAATCTTCCCGCCGTTGAACGGCGCTAAAATTTCTTCTTGCATCGCACAAAAAGTTTGGCTATGATTTGTCCATCGGATGTCGAAACGCAGTCGGCGCGGTGCCAAACCCCGACAGCGCACAGGGTACCTGGGAGGGTACTCCAGGGTTAACCCTCTGCGACATGCCACGGTTGTCTCCTCCACCCTCCTCCTTTGGTGGATTTAGCCCGAGATCGTCAGATCTCGGGCTTTTTTTTATCCATTTTTCGGTCCGCGCCATTTCGCGCACAGTATCCGGCGGCGCGGGGCTTTCCTTCCTCGCGGGCTGCGCTCGCACGACTTTGCCGCGCGGCCGAAAACCCTATGTCCCATCCACTAAAATCGCCGGATCGATAGCGGTAGGAAATCCGTCATGTTGCGTATTCAGGATGTGAAGTTGGCCATCGTGGGCCTGGGCTACGTCGGCCTGCCGCTTGCCGTGGAGTTCGGCAAGAAGCGTTCGGTGCTGGGTTTCGATATCGATACGCACCGCATCGACGAACTCAAGCGCGGGCAGGACCACACCCTGGAAGTCGATGAAGCCGAACTCGCGGCCGCGACGCACATGGAGTTCACCGCCGATGCCGCACGGTTGGCGCAGGCGAATGTCTATATCGTCACCGTTCCCACTCCGATCGACGCCTACAAGCAGCCGGACCTGACCCCGCTGCGCAAGGCCAGCGAAACCATAGGACGGGTCCTGAAGCGGGGCGATATCGTTATCTACGAGTCCACCGTCTACCCCGGCGCCACCGAGGAAGAATGCGTGCCCGTGCTGGAGCGCGTGTCCGGCCTGGCGTTCAACCGCGATTTCCATGCGGGGTACAGCCCGGAACGCATCAACCCCGGCGACAAGAGCCATCGCGTCAACACCATCAAGAAAGTGACTTCCGGATCGACCCCCGAAGTCGCGGACCTGGTGGATGCCCTGTACCGCGAGATCGTGACGGCCGGTACGCACAAGGCCGCCTCCATCCGCGTGGCCGAAGCCGCGAAAGTCATCGAGAATACCCAGCGCGACGTCAACATCGCCCTGATCAACGAGCTGGCGCTGATCTTCAACAAGATGGGGATCGATACCGAGGCCGTGCTGCAGGCCGCGGGCACGAAGTGGAATTTCCTGCCGTTCCGGCCCGGGCTGGTGGGCGGCCATTGCATCGGTGTCGACCCCTATTACCTGACGCACAAGGCGCAGAGCCTGGGCTATCACCCGGAAATCATCCTGGCCGGCCGGCGCCTGAACGACGCCATGGGCGGCTATGTGGTGTCGCAGCTGGTCAAGGCCATGACCAAGCGCCGCATCCACGTGCAGGGTGCGCGGGTGCTGGTCATGGGACTGACCTTCAAGGAAAACTGCCCGGACCTGCGCAATACGCGCGTGGTCGATATCGTGCGCGAACTGCGCGAATATGGCGTGGAGGTGGACGTCTACGATCCGTGGGTCGATCCGGCCGAAGCGCGCGCGGAATACGGCATCGAACCCGTGGCGACGCCCGCCTCCGGCACCTACGACGGCATTGTTCTTGCGGTAGCGCATCGGCAGTTCGCCGAATTGGGCGCCGCGCGAATACGCGCCTACGGCAAGCCCGAACATGTGCTGTACGACCTGAAATACGTCCTGCAGCCCGGCGAATCGGATCTGCGCTTGTAACTCCACGTTTGAAAAAGGCCATGGCATGACGCACCGCTATCAGCAAATCACCGAAGACTTCCGCAAGGCGCCCCGTACCTGGCTGGTCACCGGCTGCGCCGGTTTTATCGGCTCGAACCTCGTGGAAACGCTCCTGAAACTGGACCAGACGGTCGTGGGCCTGGATAACCTGTCCACCGGCTACCGGCACAACCTGGACGAGGTCATGGAGCTCGTCTCGGCCGAACAATGGGGCCGGTTTACCTTCATCGAGGGCGATATCCGCGACCTGGAGACCTGCCGCAAGGCCGCCACGGGGGTGGACTTCGTGCTGCATCAGGCGGCGCTCGGCTCCGTGCCGCGGTCCATCCAGGATCCCATCACCACGAATGCCGTGAATGTCGATGGCTTCCTGAATATGCTGGTCGCGGCCCGCGATGCACGAGTGCGGGGCTTCGTTTACGCGGCTTCCAGTTCTACCTATGGCGACCACCCGGCCTTGCCCAAGGTGGAATCCGAAATCGGCAACCCGCTGTCGCCCTACGCGGTCAGCAAGTACGTGAACGAACTGTATGCCGACGTGTTCGCGCGCGGCTACGGCTTCGGCAGCGTGGGCCTGCGCTACTTCAACGTGTTCGGCAAGCGGCAGGATCCCAACGGCGCCTACGCCGCCGTCATTCCCAAGTGGATCGGGGCCATGATCCGCGGCGAGGACGTCGTCATCAACGGCGACGGCGAGACCAGCCGCGACTTCTGCTTCGTGGAGAACGCCGTGCAGGCCAATCTGCTGGCGGCACTGGCGCAGGCCGAAGGTACCCACCAGGTCTACAACGTGGCGTTCAATGCGCGCACCAGCCTGAACGATCTGTTCCGCCACCTGACCCGCCTGCTGGCCAAGCATGGCGTGCAGTATGACAAGCCGCCCGTCTACGGGGATTTCCGTCCGGGCGACGTGCGGCATTCGCAGGCCGACATCGCCAAGGCCAACGATCAGCTGGGCTACAAGCCCATGCACGACATCATCGAAGGGCTGGAGGTCGCCATGCCCTGGTATACGCAGTTCCTGCGTTAACGGGGATGCCGCCGGGAACCGCGCGTTTCGCGGTGGCGGCCGCAGCATGGCCTTCCACCGCACGGCCGTGCGGTGGAAGGCATATGGGCGCTCAGAAGGGCAGTTTGACGTCCGGCTTCAGGGCCAGCAGCTGTTTGCGGAAGTCATCCTGGATGCGCGCCAGCGCGGCTTCGTTATCCGCCTCGAAGCGCAGTACCACCACGGGCGTGGTGTTCGAGGGTCGGGCCAGGCCGAAGCCGTCGGGATATTCGGCGCGTACCCCGTCGATCGTCACGACCTGGGTGGCGCCCTCGAAGCGGCCTTTTTCCTGCAGGTCCTTCACCAGCGCGAAGGGTTCGCCTTCCTGCATTTCGAGCTTGAGTTCCGGCGTGGAAATAGCCTTGGGCAGGGCCTCGAGCACCGCGGACGGGTTGGCGTCGCGCGAGACGATCTCCAGCAGGCGCGCGCCCGTGTACAAGCCGTCGTCGAAGCCATACCAGCGTTCCTTGAAGAAGGTATGGCCGCTCATCTCGCCCGCCAGCGGGGCGCCCGTTTCGGCCAGCTTGGCCTTGACCAGGGAATGGCCCGTCTGCCACATCAGCGGCTGCCCGCCTGCCTGCTTGACGGCCAACCCGACGTGGCGGCTGCACTTGACGTCGTAGATGATCATGGCGCCGGGGTTGCGCGACAGCACGTCGCGCGCATACAGGATCAACTGGCGGTCGGGCCAGATGATTTCGCCGGACTTCGTGACCACGCCCAGGCGATCGCCGTCGCCGTCGAAAGCCAGGCCGATTTCGCAATCGGTGGTCTTCAGGCAGTGGATGAGGTCTTCCAGGTTGTGCGGGTCGGCCGGATCGGGATGGTGGTTGGGGAAATTGCCGTCCACGTCGCAGAACAGTTCGGTGACGTCGCAGCCCATTTCGCGGAACAGCCTGGGCGCGATGGCGCCGGCCACGCCGTTGCCGCAATCGATGGCGATCTTCATCGGACGGGCCAGTTTGACGTCGCCGACGATGCGCTCGATATAGCGTCCGACCAGGTCCATGGTGCGGCGCCGGCCGGGGGTGACGCCAGCCGGCGCCTTGCCGCCGGCGGCTTCCATCGCCGCGTGCAGGGCCTGGATATCGGCGCCGTACAGCGCGGCGCCGCCCATCATCATCTTGAAGCCGTTGTACTTGGGGGGGTTATGGCTGCCCGTGACGGCCACGCCCGAGCCTGTTTTCTCGGTATAGGCGCCGAAGTACACCAGCGGAGTGGGCACCTGGCCGATGTCCAGGGTGCTGACGCCGCCGGCGTTCAGCCCTTCCTGCAAGGCCAGCGCCAGCTCTTCGCTGCTGAGGCGGCCATCGCGGCCGATCACGAGTTCAGGAATGTTTTTTTCGCGCGCGAGAGCCGCCAGGGCCAGGCCCAGTTCGCGCGCGAAGCGCGCGTTCAGCAGGTCGGGCACGGTGCCGCGTATGTCGTACGCCTTGAAGATCGAAGCAGGGAAGGACGACGCATTACCCACGGTAGTTCCTTTGTGGTCGAGTGATTCGGTAAAAGCGAAAGGGCGATTATCCCCGATAAGCAGGGGCGGGCCGCAGTGCGGTACATGGCCTAATGCCAAGGCCCTAATGCATCCGTCCGGGGCGGCGCGCGCCGGGATCGGCCGGACGCCAGGGCGGGATCGCGTCATCGACCCGGAAAAGGGGATGGCACTGTCTGGGATTGTGGCATGCGGGCCGCGCGGCGGAATGTGTCGGAAGTCGACAAACCTGACCGGGTGTTGCTGGCCACCGCATCGCCCTACAATAGTCGCTTCGCCCGGCTGCGTATCGGGCGCATTTCCATAACGGTGGCCGATGACTGTCCTTGCCGAACTCCAAGCCCTGCTGGGCGCCGATCACGTACTGACCGGCGACGATACCGATTCCTACACCCTGGACTGGCGCGGCCGGTATCGGGGCCGGGCGCTGGCGGTGGTGCGCCCGGATTCGACCGAGTCGGTCGCCGCGGTGGTGCGGCTGTGCGCCCGCCATAGCGTCCCCCTGGTGCCGCAGGGCGGCAATACCGGCCTTTGCGGCGGCGCCACGCCGGCGGACGATGGCAAGGCGGTGATCTTGTCGCTGGCGCGCCTGAACCGCGTGCGGGCCATCGATACCGACAACGACACCATGACGGTGGAAGCGGGCTGCGTCCTGCAGGCCTTGCAGCAGGCGGCCGAGCAGGCGGGCCGCCTGTTCCCGCTGAGCCTGGCGGCCGAGGGCAGCTGCACCATCGGCGGCAATCTGGCAACCAATGCCGGCGGCACGCAGGTCCTGCGCTACGGCAACACGCGCGACCTGACCCTGGGGCTGGAAGTCGTGACCGCCGACGGCGAGATCTGGCACGGCCTGCGCGGGCTGCGCAAGGACAATACCGGCTACGACCTGCGCGACTTGTACATCGGCAGCGAGGGCACCCTGGGCATCATCACGGCCGCGACGCTGAAACTGTTCCCCCTTCCGGTGGCGCGCTGCACGGCGCTGCTGGCCGTGCCGGACGTCGAGTCCGGCGTGCAGCTGCTGGGACGTGCGCGCCAGGGCTTCGGCGCCGCGCTGACGGGTTTCGAATTGATGGCCGGCAACTGCCTGCAGGCGGTGGTGCGTCTTTTCCCGCAGCAGCGCCTGCCGTTCGCCGGCGAATCGGCGCAATCGCCGTGGTTCGCGCTGCTGGAATTGTCGGATAGCGAAAGCGAAGCCCATGCGCGCGAGCGCTTCGAGACCGTCCTGGGCGAGGCGATCGAAGCGGGGCTGGCGACGGATGCCGCCATCGCCGAAAACATCACCCAAAGCCGCGCGCTCTGGCATTTGCGCGAAAGTATTCCGCTGGCCGAGGCCGAGCTGGGCAAGTCGATCAAGCACGACGTTTCCCTGCCGATCTCGCGTATCGCCGATTTCGTGCGCACGACCAACGCGCTGCTGCAGCGGGACTTCCCCGGCGTGGGCCATGTCATCTTCGGCCATCTGGGCGACGGCAACCTGCACTACAACGTCACGCGGGCGCCCGACCAGGAAGAAGCCGCGCTGCTGGCGCAGCAGCCGCGGATCTACGGCGTGGTACACGACAGCGTGCACGCGCATGGCGGTTCCATCAGCGCGGAGCACGGTGTCGGCCAATTGAAGATAGACGAACTGCCCCGGTACAAAGACCCCGTCGAACTTGCCTTGATGCGCCGTATCAAGAAGGCGCTGGATCCGACCGGCATCATGAATCCGGGCAAAGTCGTCAGGCCCTGAGCCGCGCGGCAGAAAACACGCCATGACCGCCGCGCCCTTGTCCGCCGCGCATTACCGCGTCCTGATCGTCGAGGACGACGCCACGATTGCCGGCAATCTGTACAGTTTCCTGGAGGCGCGCGGCTTCGTGCCGGACGCGGCGTACGACGGCCACGCGGCCTTGTCCCTGCTCAAGGCGCAGCACTTCGACGTGGTGATCCTGGATGTGGGCCTGCCGGGCATGGATGGCTATAGCGTGCTGCGCGCGCTGCGCAACGAGCTCACGTTGTCGGTACCCGTGCTGATGCTGACGGCGCGCGACGAACTCGAGGACAAGCTGGCCGGTTTTTCGCACGGCGCGGACGATTACCTGACCAAGCCCTTCGCGCTGGCCGAGGTCGAGGCCCGGCTGCACGCCCTGATCCAGCGCGCCAGCGGCGCGGTCGGTACGCCGATCCGGCGTTGCGGGCCATTGAGCTACGACAGCCGGCGCCGTGACGTGCAGGTCAACGGACAGCCCGTGCACCTGACGCGCAAGTCCTGCATGATCCTGGATGCCCTGCTGCGCGATCCGGGACGTGTCGTGCCGCGCACCGAACTGGAAAGCCTGCTGTGGGGTAGCGAGCCGCCGTCCTCCGACGCGCTGCGCAGCCAGGTGCATCTGCTGCGCAAGGCGCTGGCCGATGCCGGTTTCGATGGCATCGAAACCGTGCACGGTACGGGCTGGCGCCTGGTCGCCGCTCCCGGCAAAGCGGCATGAAGACCGGCAGCACCCTGACTCAGCGGGTGGTCTGGGCCTTGACCGGCACGGTATCCATTTTCGTGTCCGTGCTCGTCGTGTTGGCCTACCTGACCTTCGACCAGATGGAAGACGAGCTGGTCAACGAGATCCTGACCAACGAGACGGACCGCCTCATCCAGCGCGTCGAAAGCGGCGAAGAGACCTTGCCCATGCGCGGCGCGCACGAACTGGGCGGCGCGATGCGCGCCTGGGTGCAGATGCCGGGCCAGCTGAACACCGCGATTCCCAAGGAAGTCCAGGGCTTGAACGACGGCCTGCACCTGCTGGAGCCGGGCACCGAAACCTGGCATGTCGTGGTGGCGGAAATGACCAAAGGGCGGCGGATGTATGTGTTGTACGACGCCACCGACAACGAAGACCGGGTGTTCGACTTCGGCCTGATCCTGCTGGGCCTGGGCGTGGTCTGCATCGTCGCCGCCTACGGGGTCGCCCGGAAGGTGGCCTACCTGGCCGTGGGGCCGCTGCTGACGCTGACCGACCGCCTGGCGACCTGGGCGCCAGGCTCGCCGGACCTGGCCGTCGAACGCAATGACGAAGCCGGGCGCCTGGTCGAAGCCTTCAATCGCGTGCAGAACCAGGTGGATCGCTCCCTTGCCCGCGAACGCGAATTCGCGGCCAATCTCAGCCACGAGGTACGTACGCCGCTTGCTGCCATCCGCAGCGACGGCGAGCTGATGCTGCTGGCTGCCGTCGTCCCGCCGGACCAGCAAACGCGCCTGAAGCGGATCGTCAAGAATGTCGACAGCGTGACGGCCGCGCTGGAAAGCGCGCGCGCCATGGCCCGCGACGAGCCCAGCACGCCGGAACCCGTCGATCTGTCCGAATGCCTGGCGGCTGCCTGGCAGGGGCTGGAAGCGAATGCCGAGCAGGGCGGCCTGGCGTTGGACGACCACATACCCGCCGGCACGGTGCGCCTGCTGGATCGCTATGCCTTGCTGACCGTCCTGCGCAACCTGATCCGCAACGCCATCGAGCATGCCGCGCCCGCCGTGTTGTCCGTGCGCGCGCTCGACGATGGCATCGAAATCCGCGATAACGGCAAAGGGATCAAGGCGGAAGACCTGCCTTTCGTCTTCGAGCGCTATTACAGCGTGCGCCGGCGCGACACGCAGGGCCGGGGTGGGGACGAGGCCGAAGCCGCGCAGGCGCTGGAACGCGGCCTGGGGCTGGCCATCGCCAAGCGCGTCTGCGATATGCAGGGCTGGAGCCTGAGCGTTGAATCCTGGGTGGGCGTCCCGCATCACGGGACATGCTTCACGCTGCGTTTCGCGGGCACGGATGCCGTTCCCGGGCCGTCCGGCCAGCAGGCCGCGCACGCGATTTGACAATTATTCGATATCTTCCTGGGTAGTGTGCCGGGATCTTTTCCTACGGCTCGCCCATGTACTCCAATGCCCCCGCGCCCGCCCGGCCCGCGATCCGTGGCGAAAGCTATCTGATCACCCACGTATTCGGCATCACGCTGCTGCTGGCCCTGCTGGCCTCGGCGATCAACTATTCCGGGCTGGATCTGGCCATATCGAGGATGTTCTTCGATCCGGCCAGCAACGCGTTCCCATGGCGCGCCTCGCGCGCGCTGGAGCTGCTGGGCCATCGCGTCGTGCTGGTCCTGCCCGTGGGGGTCGCGATCGCCGCGATGGCGGCGGCCATCGCCAGCCACTGGTTCGCGCCCTTGCGCCCGTGGCGCGGGGCATTGTGGGGGATCGCGCTGACCTGCGCACTGGGGCAGGTGATCATTTCGCAGTTGAAGCACTACACCGCGCTGCCGCGGCCCTACAACCTGAGCATGTTCGGCGGCTATGCGAACTACCCCGATCATTTCTGGGCCGCCAGCCGCCGCCAGGCCGGCGGAGCCCTGCCGAGCAATCATGCCGGCGCCGGCTATGCGATGCTGTCGCTGTACTTCGCCGGCTGGGCGATGGGCCGGCCCGCGTGGCGCTGGGGCGGGCTGGCGATCGGTATCGCGGCCGGGCTGTCGTTTGCCGCCGTCCGCGTCGCCCAGGGCGCCCACTTCACCAGCCAGACCGTATGGTCGGCCTGCGTGATGTGGGCGGTGGCCAGCGTGCTGTTCTATCCCCTGATCACGCGCCCGCGGCCAGGGCTACCCATTGCCCAGCAGGATGCCCGGCAGCCATAGCGAAAACGCCGGCACATAGGTGACCAGGGCCAACGCCGCCAGCAGCGCGCCGTAGAAGGGCCAGATCGTTCGCATGACCGTGCCCACCGATACTTCGCCGATGGCGCAGCCGACGAACTGCGTGGTGCCGACCGGCGGTGTATTCAATCCCAGCGCGCAGTTCAGCAGCATCACCATGCCGAACTGCACCGGTCCCATGCCGTACTGCATGCAGATCGGCAGGAAGATCGGCGTGCAGATCAGTATCGTGGCGGCCATGTCGAGGAACGTGCCCAGCAGGAACAGCACGATATTGACCATCAGGAAGATGGCCCAGGGGTTGGTGGAAATCGACCCGAGCAGCTCGCCGGTCTTTTCCGCGACACCGTAGAAGCTGATCAGGTAGCCGAACGTCGCCGAAATACCGATCAGCAGCAGGACCACGCCGGTCGTCTTCACCGCCTTGGCGGCCGCGCGCACGAACTGGTCCCACGTCAGCGTGCGATAAACCAGGACGGTCAGCGCCAGGGCGTAGATCACGGCGACCGCGGCGGACTCGGTCGCGGTGAAGACACCGCTGAGGATGCCGGCGATGATGACCGCCACCACGAACAATCCCGGCAAGGCGGCCAGCAGGGAGCGCACCACGATGCTCCACCCGGGAAAAGTGCCGGGCGCGTAGCCGCGGTGGCGCGCCACGAAGTAGGCCGCCGCCAGGTTGCATACCGTCAGGATCAGCGCCGGCAGCAGGCCCGCGGCGATCAGCGCGGCGATGGAGACCTTGCCGCCCGCGGCCAGCGTATAGATGATGATGTTGTGGCTGGTGGGCATCAGCGCGCCGACCAGCGCGGCGTGCGTGGTGACATTGACCGCATAGTCGGCGTGATAGCCCTCGCGCTTCATCATGGGGATCATCACCGAGCCCATGGCGGATACGTCCGCGACCGGGGACCCCGATACCCCGCCGAACAGCGTGCAGGCCACGACATTGGACATGCCCAGCCCGCCACGCACGTGGCCGACCAGCGAGCGCGCGAAATTGACGATGCGGTCGGCAATGCCGCCATACAGCATCAGTTCGCCGGTGAAGATGAAGAACGGGATTGCCAGGAAGGAAAACGCGTTCATCCCGGACGTCATCTGCTGGAAGGCGACCGCGACGGGCAGGTCTTCGTACAGGATGGCCGCGATGGAGGCCAGGCCGATGGCGAAGGCCACCGGCACGCCGATCACCAGAAAGCCCATGAACGAAACGGAAAGCAGAGTCAGCGCCATGCCGGGATGACCTCCTGGTTGCGCAGCAGCGCCACGATGTGCTCGACGGAGAACAGGGCGATCAGGCCGCCTGACAGCGTTGCCGGCAGGTATTTCCAGCCCTCCGAAATGCCGAGGTTGGGCATCATGTAGTCGGCCACGGATTCGGCCAGGATGGCGCAATTCCACGCCATCATGATGCCGAACAGGCAGACCAGCGCGTGGATGAAGATCTCCATGCGCCGCTTCGCGGTGGGGGGCAGGGCTTCCAGCAGCGACTCGAAACCGATGTGGCCGGCGTCGCGCACGCCCACCGCCGCGCCCAGCATGGTCACGTACAGCACCAGCAGCATGGCGATGCTTTCCGCCCAAGTGGGCGTGCGGTTCAATACATGGCGCCCGAAAATCTGGAAGCCCACCGCCGCGATCAGGCAGGTCAGCCCGGCCACGCTGACCCACATGCAGGCCCGGGCCAGCATCCCGCAGCAGCGCGTATAGCCGTCCAGCCACCGCGCCCCGACGGCCCGGCCTGCCGCCGGCGCCGCTTGTTCCTGTGAACTCGCCAGCATGGCGTCCTCACTGCACCGCTTGGATGCGCTGAACCAGGTCTTTCATTTCGGGGGTGGTGACGAAGCGGTCGTACACCGGCTTCATCGCGTTCTGGAAGGAAGCCTTGTCCACCTCGATGATCTGCGCGCCGGCCTTTTCGACGATCGCCCGCGACTTCGCCTCGCGCTCGGTCCACAGCTTGCGCATATAAGGCACCGATTCCTGGGCCGCGTCGCGCAGGATCTTCTGGTCCTGCGGCGATAGCTTGTCCCATTGGCGCTTGGAGAAGATCAGGATCTCCGGCGTCATGCTGTGTTCGGTCAGCGAGTAATACTTGGCGACCTCGTAGTGGTGCGCGCTTTCGTAGCTGGGGAAGTTGTTTTCGGCGGCATCCACCAGGCCCGTCTTCAGGGACGTGTAGACCTCGCCCATGGCCATGGGGGTGGCGTTGGCGCCCATGGCTTCGACCATGGCCACCGAAAGATCCGACTG encodes:
- a CDS encoding phosphatase PAP2 family protein gives rise to the protein MYSNAPAPARPAIRGESYLITHVFGITLLLALLASAINYSGLDLAISRMFFDPASNAFPWRASRALELLGHRVVLVLPVGVAIAAMAAAIASHWFAPLRPWRGALWGIALTCALGQVIISQLKHYTALPRPYNLSMFGGYANYPDHFWAASRRQAGGALPSNHAGAGYAMLSLYFAGWAMGRPAWRWGGLAIGIAAGLSFAAVRVAQGAHFTSQTVWSACVMWAVASVLFYPLITRPRPGLPIAQQDARQP
- a CDS encoding TRAP transporter small permease, encoding MLASSQEQAAPAAGRAVGARWLDGYTRCCGMLARACMWVSVAGLTCLIAAVGFQIFGRHVLNRTPTWAESIAMLLVLYVTMLGAAVGVRDAGHIGFESLLEALPPTAKRRMEIFIHALVCLFGIMMAWNCAILAESVADYMMPNLGISEGWKYLPATLSGGLIALFSVEHIVALLRNQEVIPAWR
- a CDS encoding TRAP transporter large permease; translation: MALTLLSVSFMGFLVIGVPVAFAIGLASIAAILYEDLPVAVAFQQMTSGMNAFSFLAIPFFIFTGELMLYGGIADRIVNFARSLVGHVRGGLGMSNVVACTLFGGVSGSPVADVSAMGSVMIPMMKREGYHADYAVNVTTHAALVGALMPTSHNIIIYTLAAGGKVSIAALIAAGLLPALILTVCNLAAAYFVARHRGYAPGTFPGWSIVVRSLLAALPGLFVVAVIIAGILSGVFTATESAAVAVIYALALTVLVYRTLTWDQFVRAAAKAVKTTGVVLLLIGISATFGYLISFYGVAEKTGELLGSISTNPWAIFLMVNIVLFLLGTFLDMAATILICTPIFLPICMQYGMGPVQFGMVMLLNCALGLNTPPVGTTQFVGCAIGEVSVGTVMRTIWPFYGALLAALALVTYVPAFSLWLPGILLGNG
- a CDS encoding response regulator transcription factor — its product is MTAAPLSAAHYRVLIVEDDATIAGNLYSFLEARGFVPDAAYDGHAALSLLKAQHFDVVILDVGLPGMDGYSVLRALRNELTLSVPVLMLTARDELEDKLAGFSHGADDYLTKPFALAEVEARLHALIQRASGAVGTPIRRCGPLSYDSRRRDVQVNGQPVHLTRKSCMILDALLRDPGRVVPRTELESLLWGSEPPSSDALRSQVHLLRKALADAGFDGIETVHGTGWRLVAAPGKAA
- a CDS encoding sensor histidine kinase, with translation MKTGSTLTQRVVWALTGTVSIFVSVLVVLAYLTFDQMEDELVNEILTNETDRLIQRVESGEETLPMRGAHELGGAMRAWVQMPGQLNTAIPKEVQGLNDGLHLLEPGTETWHVVVAEMTKGRRMYVLYDATDNEDRVFDFGLILLGLGVVCIVAAYGVARKVAYLAVGPLLTLTDRLATWAPGSPDLAVERNDEAGRLVEAFNRVQNQVDRSLAREREFAANLSHEVRTPLAAIRSDGELMLLAAVVPPDQQTRLKRIVKNVDSVTAALESARAMARDEPSTPEPVDLSECLAAAWQGLEANAEQGGLALDDHIPAGTVRLLDRYALLTVLRNLIRNAIEHAAPAVLSVRALDDGIEIRDNGKGIKAEDLPFVFERYYSVRRRDTQGRGGDEAEAAQALERGLGLAIAKRVCDMQGWSLSVESWVGVPHHGTCFTLRFAGTDAVPGPSGQQAAHAI